Genomic window (Pongo abelii isolate AG06213 chromosome 4, NHGRI_mPonAbe1-v2.0_pri, whole genome shotgun sequence):
gagaccctgtctcaaaaacacaaaaacacaaagtaaTTCTTGGCTAAATATCAAGGGAAACCCCTCTTTATTAGCAGGCTCCAAATAAACTCATTGAAACTTTGATAAAGCAGTGAGGAAATGACTCAGAAATCCCAGTGAAATATATCAGTTACAAGGATCTCATAAAGAAGGCACTTTGATTTCTACTAAAGATAACTTAGGAAGCAGGTATTACCTATAAGGATTAGTCAACCTCTTCTACTGAAGCCCTGACTAAGGGATTATTTTATAAGCCCCAGCATAACTGAAACCTCACTGTTCTTAAGAGTCTTGGGCACCAAGTCATTGCTTCTCCTCATTGGCCCTGTGACTTCCTGTCACTCCCAGTATGACTGACAATGACACTGTCCATCACAACTCTTCCTTTCTGATGTGGGGCACAACAGGAGAACATCCTTTCCCTATAGTCTGAACATAATAGAGTGGTAAGCATGAGAAAACTCTCAGAACATCGAGAGAGACTCCAGACTGAGGAGCAACTCctgtttcttcccttcctttctataGCATACATGAATTACCTCCTGGGAATGAAATGGTCCCGGCCCCGTTAAACATCGTTTCCCAAGTCCATGTGATCCCAGGTAGAAGATTCggtattggccaggtgcagtggctcatgcctgtaatcccagcactttgggaggccgaggcaggcggatcatgaggtcaggagagcgagaccatcctggctacactgtgaaaccccgtctctacttaaaaaatacaaaaaattagccggtcgtggtggtgggcacctgtagtccaagctacttgggaggctgaggcaggagaatggcatgaaccctggaggcggaggttgcagtgagctgagatctcgccactgcactccagcctgggcgactgagcgagactccatctcaaaaaaaaaaaaaaaaagattcggTGTCATATGGTACAGCCAAGACTTTGCCTGCTGAAGGGAGTTGTCCGAAGGTCTCTGACACATGAAACAACTCAGTTCTTCTCTTTGTGGTAAGGATACATACAGCACATAAACACAGTCCGATTCTAGGGGCCAGGAGGGCCCCTACTGCTGTGTCAGGGAGATATGAAGGAGTGTCCTCTATTATGTCCCAAAGCTTCAGTTGTTGAGATCTAATGAGTTGCACACAAAATAGCTGACTGAAAACATAGCAGCAGAGGTCTATAAAGAGATGTCAGTCAATCTAACACATCTTGTCCATATTCTCAGGTGATGACCAGGAACAACAACTGAGCCATGGAGACATGGGTGAACCAATCATACACAGATGGCTTCACCCTCTTGGGCATCTTCTCCCACAGTACTGCTGACCTTGTCCTCTTCTCCGTGGTTATGGTGGTCTTCATAGTGGCCCTTTGTGGGAATGtcctcttcatcttcctcatctACATGGACCCTCAACttcacacccccatgtacttcttcctcagCCAGCTCTCCCTCATGGACCTCATGTTGGTCTGTACCAATGTGCCAAAGATGGCAGCCAACTTCCTGTCTGGCAGGAAGTCCATCTCCTTTGTGGGCTGTGGCATGCAAATTGGCCTCTTTGTCTGTCTTGTGGGATCTGAAGGGCTCTTGCTGGGACTCATGGCTTATGACCGCTATGTGGCCATTAGCCACCCACTTCACTATCCCATCCTCATGAATCAGAGGGTCTGTCTCCAGATTACTGGGAGCTCCTGGGCCTTTGGGATAATAGATGGAGTGATTCAGATGGTGGTAGTAATGAATTTCCCCTACTGTGGCTTGAGGAAAGTGAACCATTTCTTCTGTGAGATGCTATCCTTGTTGAAGCTGGCCTGTGTGGACACATCTCTGTTTGAGAAGGTGATATTTGCTTGCTGTGTCTTCATGCTTCTCTTCCCATTCTCCATCATCATGGCCTCCTATGCTCGCATTCTAGGGACTGTGCTCCGAATGCACTCTGCTCAGGCCTGGAAAAAAGCCCTGGCCACCTGCTCCTCCCACCTGACAGCTGTCACCCTCTTCTATGGGGCAGCCATGTTCATCTACCTGAGGCCTAGGCGCTACCGGGTCCCCAGCCATGACAAGGTGGCCTCTATCTTCTACACGGTCCTTACTCCCATGCTGAACCCCCTCATTTACAGCTTGAGGAACCGGGAGGTGATGGGGGCACTGAGGAAGGGGCTGGACCGCTGCAGGATTGGCAGCCAGCACTGAACCCAGGGCATCCAGTGCCTGGCTCTGCCATCTCTTAGTTCTGGGGATGTCGGGTTAATAATTCTCTCATTTTcagtcttggtttcctcattaaTAATGAGGATTATGACACCCGCAGACTTGGAAGGTCTTTTTAAACACTAcatcagttctttctttcttttgttctttctttctcttcctctttctctttctctttctctttcttcctttttttttcaggtcttactctgccacccaggctagagtgcagtgacataatctcagctcatagcagccttgatctcctgggctcaggtgagtctccaactcagcctcctgagtagctgggattacaggtgcgtgccccacacctgactaattttttagtAAGAGATCCACTAttgttgtagagacagtgttttactatgttgccagggctggtctcgaactcctggactcaagcaatctgccttccagagtgctgagattacaggcgtgagccaccacgcacagccaaCATCAGTACTTTTTATCTGATGAAGAAACAACTTTTCCTCCCAATCTTTTGTGTACTAATTATTTTGTACTATACATTGAAAATGAATATAGGACATTGTAAATCAGCACTGTGCAGAAATAAGACATTGGGATTGCTGTCACTCATTATTTAAAATTGGAATTACTTCTACTAGAAGAAGACGTTGAGCTGAGCCTCCTAACTCTCCCTGCTAATGTTTTATTCTGTGCTTACTCTGTTGGAGACTTCGCTCTATGATCTATGTATAGACGTAGATCCCACCTGTATGATGTTTATATGATGTCTCACACCAGTTGTAGCCCTTAGACATAGATCCCACCTGCATGATGTTTATACGATGTCTCACACCAGTTATAGCCCTTAGACATAGATCCCACCTGTATGATGTTTATATGATGCCTCACACCAGTTGTAGCCCTTAGACATAGATCCCACCTGCATGATGTTTATACGATGTCTCACACCAGTTGTAGCCCTTAGACATAGATCCCACCTATATCATGTTTATATGATGTCTCACACCAGTTGTAGCCCTTAGACATAGATCCCACCTGTATGATGTTTATATGATGTCTCACACCAGTTGTAGCCCTTATATATAGATCCCACCTGTATGATGTTTATATGACGTCTCACACCAGTTGTAGCCCACCTGTATGATGTTTATATGTCTCACACCAGTTGTAGCCCTTATATATAGATCCCACCTGCATGATGTTTATATGATGTCTCACACCAGTTGTAGCCCTTAGACATAGATCCCACCTGTATGATGTTTATATGATGTCTCACACCAGTTGTAGCCCTTATATATAGATCCCACCTGTATGATGTTTATATGATGTCTCACACCACTTGTAGCCCTTAGACATAGATCTCACCTGTATCATGTTTATATGACATCTCACACCAGTCGTAGCCCACCCGTATGATGCTTATATGTCTCACACCAGTTGTAGCCCTTAGACATAGATCCCACCTGCATGATGTTTATATGACGTCTCACACCAGTTGTAGCCCTTATATATAGATCCCACCTGTAGGATGTTTATATGATGTCTCACACCAGTTGTAGCCCTTATATATAGATCCCACCAGTATGATGTTTATATGACGTCTCACACCAGTTGTAGCCCACCTGTATGATGTTTATATGTCTCACGCCAGTTGTAGCCCTTATATATAGATCCCACCTGCATGATGTTTATATGATGTCTCACACCAGTTGTAGCCCTTAGACATAGATCCCACCTGTATGATGTTTATATGATGTCTCACACCAGTTGTAGCCCTTAGACATAGATCCCACCTGTATCATGTTTATATGACGTCTCACACCAGTTGTAGCCCACCTTTATGATGTTTGTATGATGTCTCACACCAGTTGTAGCCCTTAGACATAGATCCCATCTGCATGATGTTTATATGAT
Coding sequences:
- the LOC100438120 gene encoding olfactory receptor 2V2; its protein translation is METWVNQSYTDGFTLLGIFSHSTADLVLFSVVMVVFIVALCGNVLFIFLIYMDPQLHTPMYFFLSQLSLMDLMLVCTNVPKMAANFLSGRKSISFVGCGMQIGLFVCLVGSEGLLLGLMAYDRYVAISHPLHYPILMNQRVCLQITGSSWAFGIIDGVIQMVVVMNFPYCGLRKVNHFFCEMLSLLKLACVDTSLFEKVIFACCVFMLLFPFSIIMASYARILGTVLRMHSAQAWKKALATCSSHLTAVTLFYGAAMFIYLRPRRYRVPSHDKVASIFYTVLTPMLNPLIYSLRNREVMGALRKGLDRCRIGSQH